One window of Vitis riparia cultivar Riparia Gloire de Montpellier isolate 1030 chromosome 5, EGFV_Vit.rip_1.0, whole genome shotgun sequence genomic DNA carries:
- the LOC117914392 gene encoding cysteine-rich receptor-like protein kinase 2 isoform X2, translating to MFEKKRLRHGAYFILPKSLNSILIHFLRPSPQMVSSISTLVLLLATISSVTAATANDNYTTLLSLNCNGTRAVNTQSFDVNFVDAMEIISQEIASSGFGMAESGENATDKAYGLGQCLNYLSNVDCRLCYSQSRVQLPLCLPSTSARVYLNGCFLRYGNYNFSEEAVDDLDSVACGSSGNVTEVGFRDGANGLIQNLTNGAYEDKDYYKEGNATISLDVKIYGVAQCWKSLNRSGCRDCLEKAREKIVGCFPASEGAALNAGCVVRYSMNPFYVASSPSSGSSSATRRRVLVATLSIIAAVLVIGAAILWGRRRPPTNDPDGSSEILRLISESHLSFKYDDLRKATKDFDLGNKIGQGGYGSVYKGTLPDGREIAVKRLFINTTQWLDQFFNEVNLISQVQHKNLVKLLGCSVEGPESLLVYEYLCNTSLDRFLFDSFRKKALDWGKRSDILVGTAEGLAYLHEASEVRIIHRDIKASNILLDERLKPKIADFGLARYFAEGQSHLSTGLAGTLGYMAPEYVVHGQLTEKADVYSYGILVLEVLTGKKSNSSVSSSTESQSLISQVWGHFNTKTLIQVLDLDLQDQCSEKEAINVFQIGLLCTQASPNLRPPMWKVVEMLTSKSKDLPSPTQPPFVNVKGIELRSSGSESSMKGSSSSKFPVSMNRMSMSIMQGR from the exons ATGTTTGAAAAAAAGAGGCTAAGACACGGAGCATATTTCATTCTACCCAAAAGCCTGAACTCCATTCTCATCCACTTTCTCAGACCATCTCCACAAATGGTCTCATCCATCTCCACCTTGGTCCTCCTCCTTGCCACCATTTCTTCGGTCACTGCCGCCACCGCAAATGACAATTACACCACCCTGCTCAGCCTCAACTGCAACGGTACTAGAGCTGTCAATACCCAATCATTCGATGTGAATTTTGTGGATGCCATGGAAATTATATCTCAGGAAATTGCCAGCTCCGGTTTTGGCATGGCGGAATCCGGTGAAAACGCTACGGACAAGGCTTATGGGCTCGGACAGTGCCTGAATTACCTCTCTAATGTAGATTGCAGGCTCTGTTATTCACAGAGTAGGGTCCAGCTTCCACTTTGCTTGCCATCAACTTCTGCCCGGGTTTACCTTAATGGTTGCTTCCTAAGGTATGGAAACTACAACTTCTCTGAAGAAGCCGTGGATGATTTGGATTCTGTGGCTTGTGGGTCTTCGGGGAATGTAACAGAGGTTGGATTCAGAGACGGGGCTAATGGGCTGATTCAGAATTTGACAAATGGTGCTTATGAAGATAAAGACTATTACAAAGAAGGGAATGCTACGATTTCTTTGGATGTCAAAATTTATGGAGTTGCTCAATGTTGGAAATCTCTGAATAGAAGTGGGTGCAGAGATTGTCTGGAAAAAGCAAGAGAGAAAATAGTTGGTTGTTTTCCTGCTTCTGAGGGAGCAGCTTTGAATGCTGGGTGTGTTGTTAGGTATTCAATGAATCCATTTTATGTGGCATCCTCACCCAGCAGTGGTTCTTCTTCAG CAACTCGTCGTCGTGTGCTGGTTGCAACGTTATCGATTATTGCTGCAGTTTTGGTTATAGGGGCAGCTATTCTTTGGGGAAGAAGGCGACCTCCTACCAATG ACCCTGATGGCAGCTCAGAAATCCTCAGATTGATTTCAGAATCCCATCTCAGTTTCAAGTATGATGACCTGAGAAAAGCAACAAAGGACTTTGATCTGGGAAACAAGATAGGCCAAGGGGGATATGGTTCAGTTTATAAG GGAACCCTACCTGATGGGAGGGAAATTGCGGTCAAGAGACTCTTCATCAATACAACACAATGGCTGGATCAGTTCTTCAATGAAGTAAATCTAATCAGCCAGGTTCAACACAAAAACCTTGTTAAACTTCTTGGCTGCAGTGTAGAAGGCCCTGAGAGCCTCTTGGTCTATGAATACCTCTGCAACACCAGCCTTGATCGCTTTCTATTCG ATTCATTTAGGAAGAAAGCTTTGGATTGGGGGAAGAGGTCCGATATCCTTGTTGGTACAGCAGAAGGACTAGCTTACCTCCATGAAGCTTCTGAGGTCAGGATCATTCATAGAGATATCAAAGCTAGTAATATTCTTCTAGATGAAAGGCTGAAGCCAAAAATCGCAGATTTTGGGCTTGCAAGGTACTTTGCTGAGGGTCAGAGTCATCTCAGCACGGGTTTAGCCGGAACTCT GGGTTACATGGCTCCTGAATACGTCGTTCATGGGCAGTTAACAGAGAAGGCCGATGTCTACAGCTATGGAATACTTGTTCTGGAAGTACTCACAGGCAAGAAAAGTAATAGTTCCGTATCATCGTCTACTGAAAGCCAATCCCTCATTTCCCAG GTATGGGGCCATTTCAATACGAAAACACTGATTCAAGTACTTGATCTTGATCTTCAAGACCAGTGTTCTGAAAAAGAAGCTATAAATGTGTTCCAAATAGGACTGCTCTGCACACAAGCATCCCCTAATCTTCGGCCACCAATGTGGAAGGTAGTTGAGATGCTGACAAGTAAATCTAAAGATCTTCCATCCCCCACACAGCCTCCTTTTGTAAACGTCAAGGGTATTGAACTCAGGAGCAGCGGCTCTGAGAGCTCGATGAAGGGCTCATCATCTTCAAAGTTCCCGGTTTCGATGAACCGGATGTCAATGAGTATTATGCAAGGAAGATGA
- the LOC117914392 gene encoding cysteine-rich receptor-like protein kinase 2 isoform X1: MFEKKRLRHGAYFILPKSLNSILIHFLRPSPQMVSSISTLVLLLATISSVTAATANDNYTTLLSLNCNGTRAVNTQSFDVNFVDAMEIISQEIASSGFGMAESGENATDKAYGLGQCLNYLSNVDCRLCYSQSRVQLPLCLPSTSARVYLNGCFLRYGNYNFSEEAVDDLDSVACGSSGNVTEVGFRDGANGLIQNLTNGAYEDKDYYKEGNATISLDVKIYGVAQCWKSLNRSGCRDCLEKAREKIVGCFPASEGAALNAGCVVRYSMNPFYVASSPSSGSSSATRRRVLVATLSIIAAVLVIGAAILWGRRRPPTNGDSENPDGSSEILRLISESHLSFKYDDLRKATKDFDLGNKIGQGGYGSVYKGTLPDGREIAVKRLFINTTQWLDQFFNEVNLISQVQHKNLVKLLGCSVEGPESLLVYEYLCNTSLDRFLFDSFRKKALDWGKRSDILVGTAEGLAYLHEASEVRIIHRDIKASNILLDERLKPKIADFGLARYFAEGQSHLSTGLAGTLGYMAPEYVVHGQLTEKADVYSYGILVLEVLTGKKSNSSVSSSTESQSLISQVWGHFNTKTLIQVLDLDLQDQCSEKEAINVFQIGLLCTQASPNLRPPMWKVVEMLTSKSKDLPSPTQPPFVNVKGIELRSSGSESSMKGSSSSKFPVSMNRMSMSIMQGR, encoded by the exons ATGTTTGAAAAAAAGAGGCTAAGACACGGAGCATATTTCATTCTACCCAAAAGCCTGAACTCCATTCTCATCCACTTTCTCAGACCATCTCCACAAATGGTCTCATCCATCTCCACCTTGGTCCTCCTCCTTGCCACCATTTCTTCGGTCACTGCCGCCACCGCAAATGACAATTACACCACCCTGCTCAGCCTCAACTGCAACGGTACTAGAGCTGTCAATACCCAATCATTCGATGTGAATTTTGTGGATGCCATGGAAATTATATCTCAGGAAATTGCCAGCTCCGGTTTTGGCATGGCGGAATCCGGTGAAAACGCTACGGACAAGGCTTATGGGCTCGGACAGTGCCTGAATTACCTCTCTAATGTAGATTGCAGGCTCTGTTATTCACAGAGTAGGGTCCAGCTTCCACTTTGCTTGCCATCAACTTCTGCCCGGGTTTACCTTAATGGTTGCTTCCTAAGGTATGGAAACTACAACTTCTCTGAAGAAGCCGTGGATGATTTGGATTCTGTGGCTTGTGGGTCTTCGGGGAATGTAACAGAGGTTGGATTCAGAGACGGGGCTAATGGGCTGATTCAGAATTTGACAAATGGTGCTTATGAAGATAAAGACTATTACAAAGAAGGGAATGCTACGATTTCTTTGGATGTCAAAATTTATGGAGTTGCTCAATGTTGGAAATCTCTGAATAGAAGTGGGTGCAGAGATTGTCTGGAAAAAGCAAGAGAGAAAATAGTTGGTTGTTTTCCTGCTTCTGAGGGAGCAGCTTTGAATGCTGGGTGTGTTGTTAGGTATTCAATGAATCCATTTTATGTGGCATCCTCACCCAGCAGTGGTTCTTCTTCAG CAACTCGTCGTCGTGTGCTGGTTGCAACGTTATCGATTATTGCTGCAGTTTTGGTTATAGGGGCAGCTATTCTTTGGGGAAGAAGGCGACCTCCTACCAATGGTGATAGTGAAA ACCCTGATGGCAGCTCAGAAATCCTCAGATTGATTTCAGAATCCCATCTCAGTTTCAAGTATGATGACCTGAGAAAAGCAACAAAGGACTTTGATCTGGGAAACAAGATAGGCCAAGGGGGATATGGTTCAGTTTATAAG GGAACCCTACCTGATGGGAGGGAAATTGCGGTCAAGAGACTCTTCATCAATACAACACAATGGCTGGATCAGTTCTTCAATGAAGTAAATCTAATCAGCCAGGTTCAACACAAAAACCTTGTTAAACTTCTTGGCTGCAGTGTAGAAGGCCCTGAGAGCCTCTTGGTCTATGAATACCTCTGCAACACCAGCCTTGATCGCTTTCTATTCG ATTCATTTAGGAAGAAAGCTTTGGATTGGGGGAAGAGGTCCGATATCCTTGTTGGTACAGCAGAAGGACTAGCTTACCTCCATGAAGCTTCTGAGGTCAGGATCATTCATAGAGATATCAAAGCTAGTAATATTCTTCTAGATGAAAGGCTGAAGCCAAAAATCGCAGATTTTGGGCTTGCAAGGTACTTTGCTGAGGGTCAGAGTCATCTCAGCACGGGTTTAGCCGGAACTCT GGGTTACATGGCTCCTGAATACGTCGTTCATGGGCAGTTAACAGAGAAGGCCGATGTCTACAGCTATGGAATACTTGTTCTGGAAGTACTCACAGGCAAGAAAAGTAATAGTTCCGTATCATCGTCTACTGAAAGCCAATCCCTCATTTCCCAG GTATGGGGCCATTTCAATACGAAAACACTGATTCAAGTACTTGATCTTGATCTTCAAGACCAGTGTTCTGAAAAAGAAGCTATAAATGTGTTCCAAATAGGACTGCTCTGCACACAAGCATCCCCTAATCTTCGGCCACCAATGTGGAAGGTAGTTGAGATGCTGACAAGTAAATCTAAAGATCTTCCATCCCCCACACAGCCTCCTTTTGTAAACGTCAAGGGTATTGAACTCAGGAGCAGCGGCTCTGAGAGCTCGATGAAGGGCTCATCATCTTCAAAGTTCCCGGTTTCGATGAACCGGATGTCAATGAGTATTATGCAAGGAAGATGA
- the LOC117914392 gene encoding cysteine-rich receptor-like protein kinase 2 isoform X3: MFEKKRLRHGAYFILPKSLNSILIHFLRPSPQMVSSISTLVLLLATISSVTAATANDNYTTLLSLNCNGTRAVNTQSFDVNFVDAMEIISQEIASSGFGMAESGENATDKAYGLGQCLNYLSNVDCRLCYSQSRVQLPLCLPSTSARVYLNGCFLRYGNYNFSEEAVDDLDSVACGSSGNVTEVGFRDGANGLIQNLTNGAYEDKDYYKEGNATISLDVKIYGVAQCWKSLNRSGCRDCLEKAREKIVGCFPASEGAALNAGCVVRYSMNPFYVASSPSSGSSSDPDGSSEILRLISESHLSFKYDDLRKATKDFDLGNKIGQGGYGSVYKGTLPDGREIAVKRLFINTTQWLDQFFNEVNLISQVQHKNLVKLLGCSVEGPESLLVYEYLCNTSLDRFLFDSFRKKALDWGKRSDILVGTAEGLAYLHEASEVRIIHRDIKASNILLDERLKPKIADFGLARYFAEGQSHLSTGLAGTLGYMAPEYVVHGQLTEKADVYSYGILVLEVLTGKKSNSSVSSSTESQSLISQVWGHFNTKTLIQVLDLDLQDQCSEKEAINVFQIGLLCTQASPNLRPPMWKVVEMLTSKSKDLPSPTQPPFVNVKGIELRSSGSESSMKGSSSSKFPVSMNRMSMSIMQGR; this comes from the exons ATGTTTGAAAAAAAGAGGCTAAGACACGGAGCATATTTCATTCTACCCAAAAGCCTGAACTCCATTCTCATCCACTTTCTCAGACCATCTCCACAAATGGTCTCATCCATCTCCACCTTGGTCCTCCTCCTTGCCACCATTTCTTCGGTCACTGCCGCCACCGCAAATGACAATTACACCACCCTGCTCAGCCTCAACTGCAACGGTACTAGAGCTGTCAATACCCAATCATTCGATGTGAATTTTGTGGATGCCATGGAAATTATATCTCAGGAAATTGCCAGCTCCGGTTTTGGCATGGCGGAATCCGGTGAAAACGCTACGGACAAGGCTTATGGGCTCGGACAGTGCCTGAATTACCTCTCTAATGTAGATTGCAGGCTCTGTTATTCACAGAGTAGGGTCCAGCTTCCACTTTGCTTGCCATCAACTTCTGCCCGGGTTTACCTTAATGGTTGCTTCCTAAGGTATGGAAACTACAACTTCTCTGAAGAAGCCGTGGATGATTTGGATTCTGTGGCTTGTGGGTCTTCGGGGAATGTAACAGAGGTTGGATTCAGAGACGGGGCTAATGGGCTGATTCAGAATTTGACAAATGGTGCTTATGAAGATAAAGACTATTACAAAGAAGGGAATGCTACGATTTCTTTGGATGTCAAAATTTATGGAGTTGCTCAATGTTGGAAATCTCTGAATAGAAGTGGGTGCAGAGATTGTCTGGAAAAAGCAAGAGAGAAAATAGTTGGTTGTTTTCCTGCTTCTGAGGGAGCAGCTTTGAATGCTGGGTGTGTTGTTAGGTATTCAATGAATCCATTTTATGTGGCATCCTCACCCAGCAGTGGTTCTTCTTCAG ACCCTGATGGCAGCTCAGAAATCCTCAGATTGATTTCAGAATCCCATCTCAGTTTCAAGTATGATGACCTGAGAAAAGCAACAAAGGACTTTGATCTGGGAAACAAGATAGGCCAAGGGGGATATGGTTCAGTTTATAAG GGAACCCTACCTGATGGGAGGGAAATTGCGGTCAAGAGACTCTTCATCAATACAACACAATGGCTGGATCAGTTCTTCAATGAAGTAAATCTAATCAGCCAGGTTCAACACAAAAACCTTGTTAAACTTCTTGGCTGCAGTGTAGAAGGCCCTGAGAGCCTCTTGGTCTATGAATACCTCTGCAACACCAGCCTTGATCGCTTTCTATTCG ATTCATTTAGGAAGAAAGCTTTGGATTGGGGGAAGAGGTCCGATATCCTTGTTGGTACAGCAGAAGGACTAGCTTACCTCCATGAAGCTTCTGAGGTCAGGATCATTCATAGAGATATCAAAGCTAGTAATATTCTTCTAGATGAAAGGCTGAAGCCAAAAATCGCAGATTTTGGGCTTGCAAGGTACTTTGCTGAGGGTCAGAGTCATCTCAGCACGGGTTTAGCCGGAACTCT GGGTTACATGGCTCCTGAATACGTCGTTCATGGGCAGTTAACAGAGAAGGCCGATGTCTACAGCTATGGAATACTTGTTCTGGAAGTACTCACAGGCAAGAAAAGTAATAGTTCCGTATCATCGTCTACTGAAAGCCAATCCCTCATTTCCCAG GTATGGGGCCATTTCAATACGAAAACACTGATTCAAGTACTTGATCTTGATCTTCAAGACCAGTGTTCTGAAAAAGAAGCTATAAATGTGTTCCAAATAGGACTGCTCTGCACACAAGCATCCCCTAATCTTCGGCCACCAATGTGGAAGGTAGTTGAGATGCTGACAAGTAAATCTAAAGATCTTCCATCCCCCACACAGCCTCCTTTTGTAAACGTCAAGGGTATTGAACTCAGGAGCAGCGGCTCTGAGAGCTCGATGAAGGGCTCATCATCTTCAAAGTTCCCGGTTTCGATGAACCGGATGTCAATGAGTATTATGCAAGGAAGATGA
- the LOC117913847 gene encoding uncharacterized protein LOC117913847, with product MECFGGSGFTVAGCTIRRKRSSISRRPRPESQTFPESSNLFPLSLTPPLNRSEGETAPKRSRKDNGGFGDINSFERNDHLKNGSDFKVGNDGAHLGRGRNGDNWNSRESTVVSDGIGSENKLKKVKLKLGGVTRTIHTNAASEFAFSDGSFATKTSRSSDARQPHLKLSFQDNIDSSQSSALDKGKGLQGVPWKDFSRSVSVNGTHKSEPVRKSKRVPKRRMLDVGFNDDDEDEEIRYLGKLNASKVAGDHQGEDKDDIGAYNSPRLGKDGKKKSRSGKVYEDRDYMEDEELTSDDEPEAKRKRPRKESLDSLVEGRKEMTFTTRRQALLFGKDTFSGSDAGLVELPNGLPPASSKKQKEKLSEVEQQLKKAEAAQRRRIQSEKAAREAEAGAIRKILGQDSARKKREEKKKLRDELAQGRAANAVALASNTIRWTMGPTGTTVTFSEDIGLPNIFNHVPSSYPPPREKCVGPNCTNAYKYRDSKSNLPLCSLRCYKAIHEQVWPLLAC from the exons ATGGAATGTTTTGGAGGTTCTGGGTTCACTGTTGCAGGCTGCACTATAAGGAGGAAGAGGAGCAGCATATCTCGACGGCCACGCCCTGAGTCACAAACATTTCCAGAGAGCAGTAATCTTTTCCCATTGTCCTTGACACCACCTTTAAACAGGAGTGAAGGTGAAACTGCCCCTAAAAGGAGCAGGAAGGACAACGGAGGATTTGGAGATATCAATTCATTTGAGAGAAATGATCATTTGAAAAATGGGTCAGATTTTAAAGTGGGTAATGATGGTGCCCATTTAGGCCGAGGAAGGAATGGTGATAATTGGAATTCAAGGGAGTCAACTGTTGTTTCTGATGGAATAGGAAGCGAGAACAAGCTGAAAAAGGTAAAGCTCAAGCTTGGTGGTGTTACTCGAACAATTCACACCAATGCTGCATCAGAGTTTGCCTTCAGTGATGGCTCTTTTGCCACAAAAACCTCACGTTCTTCAGATGCTCGCCAGCCCCATCTGAAGCTGAGTTTTCAG GATAACATTGATAGCAGCCAATCCAGTGCTCTAGATAAGGGGAAAGGCTTGCAAGGGGTCCCTTGGAAGGATTTCTCCAGAAGTGTTTCTGTGAATGGAACACACAAGTCTGAGCCAGTTCGTAAGAGTAAGCGGGTTCCTAAGAGACGCATGTTGGACGTGGgatttaatgatgatgatgaagatgaggaAATCCGATACCTTGGTAAGCTCAATGCCTCCAAGGTTGCTGGAGATCATCAAGGGGAAGATAAAGATGACATTGGTGCTTATAATTCGCCAAGGTTGGGTAAAGATGGTAAAAAGAAGTCTAGATCAGGGAAAGTATATGAAGATAGAGACTACATGGAAGATGAAGAACTAACATCAGATGATGAACCTGAAGCTAAAAGGAAAAGGCCAAGAAAGGAATCTCTTGACTCACTTGTAGAAGGAAGAAAGGAGATGACTTTCACAACACGTAGACAAGCCCTTCTATTTGGAAAAGATACGTTTTCAGGATCTGATGCAGGACTTGTTGAGCTACCAAATGGTTTGCCTCCTGCCTCATCcaaaa AACAAAAGGAGAAACTCTCTGAAGTGGAGCAGCAACTGAAGAAAGCAGAGGCTGCTCAGAGACGTAGGATACAGTCAGAAAAGGCAGCTAGGGAGGCTGAG GCTGGGGCAATCAGAAAAATACTTGGTCAAGATTCTGCtagaaagaaaagggaagagaagaagaagctgCGGGATGAATTAGCACAG GGGAGAGCTGCCAACGCTGTGGCACTCGCATCCAACACCATCAGATGGACCATGGGTCCCACTGGAACAACCGTTACATTTTCTGAAGATATTGGTCTCCCTAATATATTCAACCATGTCCCCTCCAG TTATCCACCACCACGTGAAAAATGTGTGGGTCCAAATTGTACAAATGCATACAAGTATCGGGATTCCAAGTCAAATCTTCCACTCTGCAGCTTACGCTGTTACAAGGCTATACATGAACAGGTGTGGCCTTTACTTGCCTGCTAA
- the LOC117914436 gene encoding pectinesterase inhibitor 10-like — MELKINQSLLIFSFFSLIFLLNHAESVCVPRHASKQADSPDQVPEVSPQPQPVPSSPPTKSASSPPPKSSSPSSSSSSSSSSQPPPPSDPPSDSPDGTMLFDTGLMGRGPGFVSNTFKPFLDSKTDPSDGALNHICKKTDYSDLCLSSLAPLFDGHSDPVSMLYVAIKACTQHAQLSLNTAQKIAEAPSTNPTTASNLSDCQDSYSDALDNLQAANDALGIRDFGAVNSMLSAVVTDASDCQDLFPGKSSPMLHYEVKLRQMASNCLAIASLAT, encoded by the coding sequence atggagcTTAAGATCAATCAGTCACTCctcatcttctcatttttttctctcatcttcttGCTCAACCATGCGGAATCCGTCTGCGTTCCTCGCCATGCCTCAAAACAGGCGGATTCTCCAGACCAAGTTCCAGAGGTCTCTCCACAGCCGCAGCCGGTGCCGTCTTCGCCGCCGACCAAGTCAGCGTCATCTCCGCCACCCAAGTCTTCGTCGCCGTCATCgtcatcatcatcgtcatcgTCGTCACAGCCACCACCACCGTCAGATCCCCCCTCCGATTCTCCGGACGGGACGATGTTGTTCGACACTGGTTTGATGGGGAGAGGACCCGGATTCGTCTCCAACACATTCAAACCCTTTCTGGACAGCAAGACGGACCCTTCGGATGGAGCCCTCAACCACATATGCAAGAAGACCGATTACTCCGATCTCTGCCTCTCCTCGCTAGCTCCTTTATTCGATGGACACAGCGACCCCGTTTCCATGCTTTATGTTGCGATAAAGGCTTGCACCCAACACGCCCAGTTGTCGCTGAACACGGCCCAGAAGATTGCGGAAGCGCCCTCCACTAACCCCACCACGGCCTCTAACCTCAGCGACTGCCAGGATAGTTACAGTGACGCTTTGGATAATCTGCAAGCAGCAAATGATGCCCTGGGCATTCGTGACTTTGGGGCAGTTAATAGCATGCTGAGCGCAGTGGTGACTGATGCTTCGGATTGCCAGGATCTCTTTCCGGGAAAGAGTTCTCCGATGCTCCACTACGAAGTCAAGCTTCGACAGATGGCTAGCAATTGCCTGGCCATTGCTTCATTGGCCACTTGA
- the LOC117915095 gene encoding universal stress protein PHOS32 has product MEVDRRVGVAVDFSACSKKALKWALDNVVRDGDHLIILSVLPEGHYEEGEMQLWETTGSPLIPLSEFSDPIISKKYGVKPDAETLDIVNCVARQKDIVVLMKVYWGDAREKICEAIDNIPLSCLVIGNRGLGKIKRAILGSVSNYVVNNGSCPVTVVKNAEESGK; this is encoded by the exons aTGGAGGTAGATAGAAGAGTTGGGGTGGCAGTAGATTTCTCTGCATGCAGCAAGAAAGCCCTGAAATGGGCCTTGGACAACGTTGTCCGCGACGGGGATCACCTTATCATCCTTAGCGTCCTCCCTGAAGGACACTACGAAGAGGGCGAGATGCAGCTCTGGGAAACCACTGGTTCTC CATTAATTCCTTTGAGTGAGTTTTCTGACCCGATTATATCGAAGAAGTATGGGGTGAAACCCGACGCAGAAACGCTGGACATTGTCAATTGTGTTGCCAGGCAGAAAG ATATTGTGGTGCTGATGAAGGTATACTGGGGCGATGCTCGGGAGAAGATATGCGAAGCAATTGACAATATTCCTCTAAGTTGCCTTGTCATTGGAAACAGAGGGCTGGGCAAGATCAAGAG GGCAATATTGGGCAGTGTTAGCAACTATGTGGTGAATAATGGTTCTTGTCCAGTTACAGTGGTGAAGAATGCGGAAGAAAGTGGAAAATGA
- the LOC117915094 gene encoding UPF0481 protein At3g47200-like: MIVFEIKSEMESGKTNTEMESSKRPGEEIIQVHDELVSTIKKKMDTVFPHCICRVQERLVQENKKAYYPELISIGPFHHGREELKDMEDHKWRYLHALLSRKPNLEARLAICVNALRECELKARNCYAKKESINLSCDEFVKMMLVDGCFIIELFLKYAHRSLRKRGDPIFTLHERFRTLRCDMILLENQYPLFVLQRLFDLVPTPQQSKSLNGLAFHFFRTIIPGNKKATQDKFSQEGNHLLDLIHNCFLPTFSEVHPAAEKPKPEKQPSEPQKDQLPAREKLKSASKLHESGIKLRKVNEGVVLDIAFENGLLSIPEVKIHQYTETLFRNLIAGEECNCDNFVHVTSYVFLLSKLISSPKDAKFLRQKKILISSLEKDNDISELFKKLSKEVEMNQFYFDGLCEQVNEYKSATWFTLPSCFQK; encoded by the coding sequence ATGATCGTGTTCGAGATCAAATCAGAGATGGAAAGCGGTAAGACCAATACAGAGATGGAAAGCAGTAAAAGACCAGGAGAAGAAATCATTCAAGTACATGATGAACTAGTAtctaccataaaaaaaaaaatggacacaGTCTTTCCCCATTGTATCTGCAGAGTCCAGGAGAGACTTGTCCAGGAAAACAAAAAGGCCTACTACCCTGAACTGATTTCCATTGGCCCTTTCCACCATGGAAGAGAAGAATTGAAAGACATGGAAGATCATAAATGGCGGTACCTGCATGCCCTCCTTAGTCGAAAACCGAACCTGGAAGCCAGGTTGGCCATCTGCGTGAATGCCCTCAGAGAGTGTGAGCTCAAAGCAAGAAACTGCTACGCAAAGAAAGAGAGCATCAATCTCAGCTGCGACGAATTCGTGAAGATGATGCTAGTCGATGGCTGCTTCATCATTGAGCTCTTCCTCAAGTATGCTCACAGGAGTTTGAGAAAGAGGGGGGACCCCATTTTCACCTTACACGAAAGATTCCGTACTCTGAGGTGTGACATGATCCTATTGGAAAACCAATACCCTCTCTTTGTTCTTCAGCGGTTGTTCGATCTTGTACCCACCCCTCAGCAGTCCAAGTCTCTCAATGGGCTTGCTTTCCATTTCTTCAGGACCATAATCCCCGGAAACAAGAAAGCTACTCAGGATAAGTTCAGCCAAGAAGGCAACCACCTACTGGACTTGATCCACAACTGCTTCCTCCCCACATTCTCAGAAGTGCATCCCGCTGCTGAGAAACCGAAGCCAGAAAAGCAACCAAGCGAACCACAGAAAGATCAGCTTCCGGCGAGAGAAAAGCTGAAAAGTGCTTCGAAGCTCCATGAGTCTGGAATCAAGTTGAGGAAGGTCAACGAAGGAGTCGTACTGGACATAGCGTTTGAAAATGGGCTTCTGTCCATCCCGGAGGTGAAAATTCATCAGTATACCGAGACTCTCTTCAGGAATCTCATTGCTGGGGAGGAGTGTAATTGCGATAATTTTGTGCACGTAACGTCTTATGTTTTTCTCTTGAGTAAGCTCATCAGTTCACCCAAAGACGCAAAATTTCTGAGGCAAAAGAAGATCCTCATCAGTAGTTTGGAGAAAGATAATGACATTTCTGAGCTGTTCAAGAAGCTGTCCAAGGAGGTGGAAATGAACCAGTTCTATTTTGACGGGCTATGTGAACAAGTGAATGAATATAAGAGTGCAACTTGGTTCACCCTTCCctcatgttttcaaaaataa